The Caloenas nicobarica isolate bCalNic1 chromosome 32, bCalNic1.hap1, whole genome shotgun sequence genome includes the window CATGGAGAACGCCATCAGCCCATGGAGAACCCCCTCAGGCCATGGAGCCCCCAGGTCCCAGAGCCCCCTCGGCCCATGGAGCCCCCTCGGCCCATGGAGAACCCCCTCAGGCCATGGAGAACCCCATCGGCCCATACAACCCCATTGGCCCATACAACCCCAGGTCCCAGAGCCCCCTTGGGCCCATGGAGCCCCCTCAGCCCATAGAACCCCCTCAGCCCATGGAGTTCCCTCCCGGCCCATGGAGACCCCCATCGATTTATGGAGCCCCCCTCAACCCATGGAGCCTCCTCAGGCCCCAGAGCCCCCTCAgatccccccccagcccccgaAGCCCCTTCAGGCCTTGCTCCCCCCCAGTCCCCGGAGCCCCCTCAGGTCCCGCTCTCCCCTCaggccccgctcccccctcAGCCCCATGGAGGCCCCCTGAGCCCATGGAGCCTCCTCAGGCCCCAGAGCCCCCTCAgatcccccccagcccccggaGCCCCCTCAGGCCCCGCTCCCCACTCaggccccgctcccccctcAGGCCCCGGAGCGCCCTCaggccccgctcccccctcAGGCCCCGCTCCCCTCAGGCCCCGGAGCGCCCTCAGGCCCCGCTCCCCACTCAGGCCCCGGAGCCCCCTCaggccccgctcccccctcaggccccgctcccccctcAGGCCCCGGAGCGCCCTCaggccccgctcccccctcAGGCCGCACGGCCCGAACCCGGAGCCCCCCCAGgccccgtcccgccgccccccggtCCGCAGGGCCCGGGCCCGGTCGCggcgccccgcccggccccgctgggccccgccgggcccggctcTCACCGCGGCGCCCGCGCTCCCTCCGGCCGGGACGGTGACGGCGACGAAATGGCGGCAGCTGCGGCTCCGCCCCCCGCGGCGCCCACCGCCCGCGCCGATTGGCTGAGAGCGGCGAGACGGCGTGAGCCGATTGGCGCAGAGCGTCGGGAGgcggcgccgcccggccccgcgcgccGGACGACGTCACCGCCCGAGCGCGCCCGCCGGCCAATCGCGTGGGAACCTGTGGGCACGtgacggcggcggcggccaatcggggcgcggggagggggcgtggcctggcgGAGCCGGCGGGgtcgcggcggcggcggcgggagcgggggcggccgggccgggccgggccgggcccgaGCGGGAGCGGGACCGGGACCGACCGCACCGCACCGGGACCGACCTCCGGGACGGGGACGGAGCGGGCAGGCCGCCCCTGCCGGCACCGGCACCCGCGGGCTTCACCGGGATCCCCCGCGGCCACCGGGAGCGACGGCGACCGGgcgtggccccgccccctccgcggCGCGCAGCTCCGCCCCCTCCGCCAGAGCCCCGCCCCTCTCTCTAGAGCTCTGCTCCGATAGGCTGGCGCTGCGCCTGAGCCCCGCCCCTCTCCCGCAGGGCCACGCCCCTCACCTGGAACCCCGCCCCTCTCTGCTGGGGCCCCGCCTTCCTCTGGAGCCACGCCCACTCCCGGGGCTCCGCCCCTCCCTGCACCGCACCGTTCTGTGTGCGGCCTTAGCCCCGCCCTCCCGCCTTTAGCCCCGCCCTCTGGCACttagccccgcccctccctgcACAGCACCATTCTGTGTGCAGCCTTAGCCCCGCCCTCCCGCACTTAGCCCCGCCCTTCCCATCCTTAGCCCCGCCCTCCCAATTTAGCCCCACCCTCCCGCACTTAGCCCCGCCCTCCAGCACGTAGCCCCGCCCCTCTCACCTTAGCCCCGCCCCTCTCAACTTAGCCCCGCCCTCCCACCGTAGCCCGCCCCTCCCATCCTTAGCCCCGCCCTCCCGCACTTAGCCCCGCCCTCCCACACTTAACCCCGCCCCTCCCACCGTAGCCCCGCCCCTCCCATCCTTAGCCCCGCCCTCCCGCACTTAGCCCCGCCCTCCCGCACTTAACCCCGCCCCTCCCATCCTTAGCCCCGCCCCTCCCAACTTAGCCCCGCCCCTCCCAACTTAGCCCCGCCCTCCCGCACTTAGCCCCGCCCTCCCGCACTTAGCCCCGCCCCTCCACCCTAGCCCCGCCCCCGCCATGTCGgccccggtgctgctgctgcggcgggtgcgggagcgcggggcgggggaggcAGCGACCGtggggggtgtccccgggggaGGGggcgtccccgctgtccccgctgtccccgccggcccccccgccgccccgtccccctccccgccccgccgcaaACGCGTCCGGCGGCGCCGGTTCTACCCGGAGCACCGCGTGTACCGGGCGCGCTGCTCCTTCCTGGACCTGAGCGAGGAGCAGGTGCTGCGGCGCTACCGGCTGGACAAGGCGGCCATCGCGGCGCTGTGCCGCGAGCTGGGCGCCGACCTGGAGAGCCTGACGGGCCGCAGCCACGCGCTGCCGGTGGCCGTCAAGGTGACGGCGGCTCTGGCCTTCCTGGCCTCGGGCTCCTTCCAGGCGGCCACGCGCGCGGCCGCCGGCATCAGCCAGTCGGCCGTGTCCAACTGCCTGGCGCAGTTCCTGGAGGCGCTGcggcgccgcgccgcccgccacATCGCCTTCCCCGCCgtcggcgccgccgccgctgccggtGCCGCCGGCGCGTTccccggggtgctggggctg containing:
- the LOC136000269 gene encoding proline-rich protein HaeIII subfamily 1-like, encoding MEPPQPMETPIGLWSPPSLQSPPQPMEPPQAPEPPLPMENPFSPWRTPSAHGEPPQAMEPPGPRAPSAHGAPSAHGEPPQAMENPIGPYNPIGPYNPRSQSPLGPMEPPQPIEPPQPMEFPPGPWRPPSIYGAPLNPWSLLRPQSPLRSPPSPRSPFRPCSPPVPGAPSGPALPSGPAPPSAPWRPPEPMEPPQAPEPPQIPPSPRSPLRPRSPLRPRSPLRPRSALRPRSPLRPRSPQAPERPQAPLPTQAPEPPQAPLPPQAPLPPQAPERPQAPLPPQAARPEPGAPPGPVPPPPGPQGPGPVAAPRPAPLGPAGPGSHRGARAPSGRDGDGDEMAAAAAPPPAAPTARADWLRAARRREPIGAERREAAPPGPARRTTSPPERARRPIAWEPVGT